A single genomic interval of Macadamia integrifolia cultivar HAES 741 chromosome 6, SCU_Mint_v3, whole genome shotgun sequence harbors:
- the LOC122081250 gene encoding NAC domain-containing protein JA2L-like — translation MAMPESDPVKNLSLPPGFRFYPTDEELLVHYLCRKAAGNDFSLQLIGEIDLYKFDPWLLPSKATFGEKEWYFFSPRDRKYPNGSRPNRVAGSGYWKATGTDKIITTDGRKVGIKKALVFYIGKAPKGTKTNWIMHEYRLSEPTRKNGSTRLDDWVLCRIYKKNSSIQKSPSGVWKKEQSHASTSSSSSQLDDVLHSLPEIDDQFFDLPRINSFKNLQFQDEKLNIQNQNPWNGKFEWNNNMSSSFEPVNTNQKPANELYFPSLPPLRQVESSSEKFESSIEEEVESGVRSQQQRFDNSSFFQPNSNMFAHPFTDSLDPYGIKYSLHSTSGDFIYRQ, via the exons ATGGCGATGCCAGAGTCAGACCCAGTTAAGAATCTATCTTTGCCGCCGGGATTCCGGTTTTATCCGACAGATGAAGAGCTATTGGTTCATTATTTGTGCCGGAAAGCCGCAGGAAATGATTTCTCTCTGCAACTTATCGGAGAAATCGATCTTTATAAGTTCGACCCATGGCTTCTTCCAA GCAAAGCTACTTTTGGAGAGAAAGAATGGTACTTTTTCAGTCCTAGAGATCGGAAATACCCTAACGGTTCACGGCCGAACAGAGTTGCAGGTTCTGGGTATTGGAAAGCTACTGGAACGGATAAGATCATTACCACCGATGGCCGGAAAGTTGGAATCAAGAAAGCTTTGGTTTTCTATATTGGAAAAGCTCCGAAAGGAACGAAGACGAACTGGATTATGCATGAATATCGGCTTTCAGAACCAACAAGGAAGAACGGCAGTACTCGA TTGGATGATTGGGTTCTGTGTCGGATCTACAAGAAAAACTCGAGCATCCAGAAATCGCCATCGGGTGTTTGGAAGAAAGAACAGAGTCATGCTTCTACATCTTCATCGTCTTCCCAATTAGATGATGTCCTTCACTCTCTCCCTGAAATTGATGATCAGTTCTTCGATCTTCCTAGGATCAACTCTTTCAAGAACCTTCAATTTCAAGATGAGAAACTAAAcatccaaaatcaaaaccctTGGAATGGGAAATTCGAATGGAACAACAATATGAGCTCGTCGTTTGAACCTGTCAACACCAACCAGAAGCCAGCGAATGAGCTCTACTTTCCATCTCTTCCGCCGCTTCGCCAAGTGGAATCTTCATCGGAAAAGTTCGAGAGTTCAATCGAAGAAGAAGTGGAAAGTGGAGTTAGGTCGCAGCAACAACGATTTGATAATTCTAGCTTCTTTCAGCCAAATTCAAACATGTTTGCTCATCCATTCACTGATTCACTCGACCCTTATGGAATCAAGTATTCTCTGCATTCAACATCCGGGGACTTCATATATCGGCAATGA